A region from the Neomonachus schauinslandi chromosome 2, ASM220157v2, whole genome shotgun sequence genome encodes:
- the MRPS18C gene encoding 28S ribosomal protein S18c, mitochondrial isoform X3 encodes MAALVAVCGGLGRKKLTHFVKAALCLTDPGTHTVLWRSCSQYKQVAGNEDLLLSQFISPFTGCIYGRHITGLCGKKQKEITKAIKRAQIMGFMPVTYKDPAYLKDPKVCNIKYRE; translated from the exons ATGGCGGCTTTGGTTGCTGTTTGCGGTGGTCTAGGGAGGAAAAAGTTAACGCATTTCGTCAAGGCTGCTCTCTGCCTCACAGATCCTGGGACTCACACGG TGCTGTGGAGAAGTTGTTCACAATATAAACAGGTAGCCGGCAATGAGGACCTG CTTTTGTCCcagtttatttctccatttactgGATGCATTTATGGAAGGCACATAACag GTCTTtgtgggaagaaacagaaagaaatcacaaaagcaATTAAGAGAGCTCAAATAATGG GGTTTATGCCAGTTACATACAAGGATCCTGCATATCTCAAAGACCCTAAAGTTTGTAACATCAAGTATCGGGAATAA
- the MRPS18C gene encoding 28S ribosomal protein S18c, mitochondrial isoform X1, with amino-acid sequence MAALVAVCGGLGRKKLTHFVKAALCLTDPGTHTVLWRSCSQYKQVAGNEDLPIPMENPYKEPLKKCILCGKRVDYKNVQLLSQFISPFTGCIYGRHITGLCGKKQKEITKAIKRAQIMGKSTRKTELGQSKVCSLSFVKHFHYLLQGLCQLHTRILHISKTLKFVTSSIGNKL; translated from the exons ATGGCGGCTTTGGTTGCTGTTTGCGGTGGTCTAGGGAGGAAAAAGTTAACGCATTTCGTCAAGGCTGCTCTCTGCCTCACAGATCCTGGGACTCACACGG TGCTGTGGAGAAGTTGTTCACAATATAAACAGGTAGCCGGCAATGAGGACCTG cCCATTCCAATGGAAAATCCTTATAAGGAGCctcttaaaaaatgtatcttgTGTGGAAAACGTGTAGATTATAAGAATGTACAG CTTTTGTCCcagtttatttctccatttactgGATGCATTTATGGAAGGCACATAACag GTCTTtgtgggaagaaacagaaagaaatcacaaaagcaATTAAGAGAGCTCAAATAATGGGTAAGAGCACCCGAAAAACTGAATTGGGCCAATCAAAAGTTTGCTCATTATCTTTTGTGAAGCACTTTCATTATCTTTTACAGGGTTTATGCCAGTTACATACAAGGATCCTGCATATCTCAAAGACCCTAAAGTTTGTAACATCAAGTATCGGGAATAAATTATAG
- the MRPS18C gene encoding 28S ribosomal protein S18c, mitochondrial isoform X2, giving the protein MAALVAVCGGLGRKKLTHFVKAALCLTDPGTHTVLWRSCSQYKQVAGNEDLPIPMENPYKEPLKKCILCGKRVDYKNVQLLSQFISPFTGCIYGRHITGLCGKKQKEITKAIKRAQIMGFMPVTYKDPAYLKDPKVCNIKYRE; this is encoded by the exons ATGGCGGCTTTGGTTGCTGTTTGCGGTGGTCTAGGGAGGAAAAAGTTAACGCATTTCGTCAAGGCTGCTCTCTGCCTCACAGATCCTGGGACTCACACGG TGCTGTGGAGAAGTTGTTCACAATATAAACAGGTAGCCGGCAATGAGGACCTG cCCATTCCAATGGAAAATCCTTATAAGGAGCctcttaaaaaatgtatcttgTGTGGAAAACGTGTAGATTATAAGAATGTACAG CTTTTGTCCcagtttatttctccatttactgGATGCATTTATGGAAGGCACATAACag GTCTTtgtgggaagaaacagaaagaaatcacaaaagcaATTAAGAGAGCTCAAATAATGG GGTTTATGCCAGTTACATACAAGGATCCTGCATATCTCAAAGACCCTAAAGTTTGTAACATCAAGTATCGGGAATAA